In Balaenoptera ricei isolate mBalRic1 chromosome 7, mBalRic1.hap2, whole genome shotgun sequence, a single window of DNA contains:
- the LOC132368601 gene encoding securin-like has translation MATLIYVDKENGEPGTRVASKDGLKLGSGPSVKALDGRSQVSTPHVGKMFDAPPALPKAARKALGTVNRATEKSIKTNGPLKQKQTAFSTKKMTEKTIKAKSSVPASDDTYPEIEKFFPFNPLDFESFDLPEEHQIAHMPLNGVPLMILDEERELEQLLHLGPPSPLKMPPPPWESNLLQSPSSILSTLDVELPPVCYDLDI, from the coding sequence ATGGCTACTCTGATCTATGTTGACAAGGAAAATGGAGAACCAGGCACCCGTGTGGCTTCTAAGGATGGGCTGAAGCTGGGGTCTGGGCCTTCAGTCAAAGCTTTAGATGGGAGATCTCAGGTTTCAACACCACATGTTGGCAAAATGTTTGATGCTCCACCAGCTTTACCTAAAGCTGCCAGAAAGGCTTTGGGAACTGTTAACAGAGCTACAGAAAAGTCAATAAAGACTAATGGACCcctcaaacagaaacagacagccTTCTCTACCAAAAAGATGACTGAGAAGACCATTAAGGCAAAAAGCTCTGTTCCTGCCTCAGATGACACCtatccagaaatagaaaaattctttCCCTTCAACCCATTAGATTTCGAGAGTTTCGACCTGCCTGAAGAGCACCAGATTGCACACATGCCCTTGAATGGAGTGCCTCTTATGATCCTCGATGAGGAGAGGGAGCTTGAACAGCTCTTACACCTGGGCCCCCCTTCACCTCTGAAGATGCCTCCTCCACCCTGGGAGTCTAATCTGTTGCAGTCTCCCTCAAGCATTCTGTCGACCCTGGATGTTGAATTGCCACCTGTTTGCTATGACTTAGATATTTAA